Proteins co-encoded in one Flavobacterium sp. M31R6 genomic window:
- a CDS encoding OsmC family protein has protein sequence MAKVIAHIKEVPFKIEIKSPTGNTVIADEPVEKGGKDIGFSPKELLTASLSACTSATLRMYIDKKGWDIPEIKVETELIEMEDKTLFARKLEFMGTVDEDQKKRLILVANACPVHKILSGTIEFETELI, from the coding sequence ATGGCAAAAGTAATCGCTCATATTAAAGAAGTTCCTTTTAAAATAGAAATCAAATCTCCTACCGGAAATACCGTCATTGCTGACGAACCAGTTGAGAAAGGAGGGAAGGACATCGGATTTTCACCCAAAGAATTACTTACGGCATCATTAAGTGCCTGTACCTCGGCAACACTGCGGATGTATATTGATAAGAAAGGCTGGGACATACCCGAAATAAAAGTAGAAACAGAACTAATCGAAATGGAAGACAAAACGCTTTTTGCCAGAAAATTGGAGTTTATGGGCACAGTTGATGAAGATCAGAAAAAGCGTTTGATTTTAGTAGCCAATGCTTGTCCGGTTCATAAGATACTGTCCGGTACCATTGAATTCGAAACTGAATTAATATAA
- the tpx gene encoding thiol peroxidase, with the protein MASITLGGNPIHTSGELPKVGSKLADFKLVQNDLSVADLSTFAGKKLVLNIFPSIDTGTCATSVRKFNESASNLANTTVLCISRDLPFAQKRFCGAEGLENVVNLSDFQDGAFGKNNGLEIVDGPLAGLHSRVIIVVDENGVVTHTEQVGEIANEPNYEAALAAL; encoded by the coding sequence ATGGCGTCTATAACATTAGGTGGAAACCCAATACACACTTCAGGTGAATTACCAAAAGTTGGTTCAAAACTGGCTGATTTTAAATTAGTTCAAAACGATTTATCTGTTGCTGATTTAAGCACTTTTGCAGGTAAAAAATTAGTTTTAAATATTTTTCCAAGTATCGATACAGGAACTTGTGCAACATCAGTTAGAAAATTCAACGAAAGTGCAAGTAACTTAGCAAACACCACTGTTTTGTGTATTTCCAGAGATTTACCTTTTGCCCAAAAACGTTTTTGTGGTGCTGAAGGACTTGAAAATGTGGTGAATCTTTCTGATTTTCAAGATGGAGCTTTTGGAAAAAATAATGGTTTAGAGATTGTTGACGGCCCATTGGCTGGTTTGCACTCAAGAGTGATTATCGTTGTTGATGAGAACGGTGTGGTAACTCACACGGAACAAGTGGGTGAAATTGCAAACGAACCGAATTACGAAGCCGCTTTAGCTGCACTTTAA
- a CDS encoding diacylglycerol kinase family protein, with protein sequence MEFQKDNTLLTGRLKSVKFAFLGAVKLITTEHSIMVQFSIGILMTIAGFYFHISTTEWLFQTMAIGLIMSIEGLNTAVEKIADFIHPNYHERIGFIKDIAAGAVFFAALTAIAIGLIIYIPKFL encoded by the coding sequence ATGGAATTTCAAAAAGACAATACATTACTTACGGGCCGATTGAAAAGCGTAAAATTCGCTTTTCTGGGTGCCGTAAAATTAATTACCACCGAGCACAGTATTATGGTTCAATTTTCAATTGGAATCTTAATGACCATTGCCGGTTTTTATTTTCATATCTCCACTACCGAATGGCTTTTTCAAACGATGGCCATTGGTTTAATTATGAGCATTGAAGGATTGAATACAGCTGTTGAAAAAATAGCTGATTTTATTCACCCTAATTATCATGAAAGAATCGGTTTTATAAAAGATATTGCTGCTGGAGCAGTATTTTTTGCTGCATTAACAGCAATCGCAATTGGTCTAATTATTTATATTCCAAAATTTTTATAG
- a CDS encoding DNA translocase FtsK: protein MAKSTKKESSDTKKESESKGIRSWEFTKQHKIVLGSLLVLFSIALLVAFVSFFIYGKIDQSAVSELTDRKEVVQNWLGKFGAYLADLFVYRGFGIASFLFVRLFFLTGMYLVLSLSIKKLKGVWFWDLFAVIILSVLFGFFATSMPELGGTIGYELNLFSQDYIGKTGTLLVLIFGLIIYLIFKLQVSPEKVQSFFESTKKEIKEDLATSPILTSNDSVYNLEEFAVEETEEEELDDIHLKTTGSQFEINKEALKPTISNASEINLEPTLKPLPMEILPTAAPVKEESFVIEKAVEEDIIEDNLASRLVSDFGLFDPTLDLSNYKFPTIDLLKEYSTGGITINQEELEENKNKIVDTLRNYKIEIAQIKATVGPSVTLYEIVPEAGIRISKIKSLEDDIALSLSALGIRIIAPIPGKGTIGIEVPNKNPTMVSMKSVIGSAKFQEAEMELPIALGKTISNETFVVDLAKMPHLLMAGATGQGKSVGLNAVLTSLLYKKHPAEVKFVLVDPKKVELTLFNKIERHYLAKLPDTEDAIITDNAKVVATLNSLCVEMDNRYSLLKDAMVRNIKEYNEKFKGRKLNPENGHRFLPYIVLVVDEFADLIMTAGKEVEVPIARLAQLARAIGIHLIIATQRPSVNVITGLIKANFPARIAFRVTSKIDSRTILDTQGADQLIGRGDMLYTNGNDVVRVQCAFIDTPEVEKITEFIGSQKAYATAYLLPEFVGEDGGISLEMDISERDTLFREAAEVIVNAQQGSASLLQRKLKLGYNRAGRLIDQLEAAGIVGPFEGSKARSVNIQDMTGLDQFFNNES, encoded by the coding sequence ATGGCAAAATCTACAAAAAAAGAATCTTCAGATACAAAAAAAGAATCGGAATCTAAAGGCATAAGATCATGGGAATTCACCAAACAACACAAAATTGTTTTGGGATCTCTTTTGGTATTATTTTCAATCGCTTTATTAGTCGCATTTGTTTCCTTTTTTATCTATGGAAAAATCGATCAAAGTGCTGTTTCCGAATTAACAGACCGCAAAGAAGTGGTTCAAAACTGGCTGGGTAAATTTGGTGCTTATCTTGCCGATTTATTCGTGTACAGAGGTTTTGGTATTGCTTCCTTTTTATTTGTGCGTTTATTTTTCTTGACCGGTATGTATTTGGTTTTGAGTCTTTCAATAAAAAAACTAAAAGGAGTTTGGTTTTGGGATTTATTTGCTGTTATTATTTTATCTGTTCTATTTGGCTTTTTTGCCACTTCAATGCCTGAATTGGGCGGAACAATTGGATATGAATTGAATTTATTCTCTCAAGATTACATCGGAAAAACAGGAACCCTTTTGGTTCTGATTTTTGGTTTGATTATTTATTTGATTTTCAAATTGCAGGTATCACCAGAAAAAGTGCAATCTTTTTTTGAAAGCACCAAAAAAGAAATTAAAGAGGACTTGGCTACAAGCCCAATATTGACGTCTAATGACAGTGTCTATAATCTTGAGGAATTTGCAGTTGAAGAAACTGAAGAAGAAGAATTGGATGATATCCATTTGAAAACAACAGGATCTCAGTTTGAAATCAACAAAGAAGCTTTGAAACCAACAATTTCAAATGCTTCCGAAATTAATTTGGAACCTACTCTTAAACCGCTTCCAATGGAAATTTTGCCAACGGCTGCACCTGTTAAAGAAGAATCATTTGTTATTGAAAAAGCAGTAGAAGAAGATATTATTGAAGATAATCTGGCTTCACGCTTGGTGTCGGATTTTGGTTTGTTTGATCCTACTTTGGATTTATCGAATTACAAATTTCCAACCATTGATTTATTAAAAGAATATTCGACTGGTGGTATTACCATCAACCAGGAAGAACTGGAAGAAAACAAAAATAAAATTGTTGATACCCTTCGCAATTACAAGATAGAAATAGCACAAATCAAAGCGACTGTTGGTCCATCCGTAACTTTATATGAAATTGTACCCGAAGCGGGAATTCGTATTTCCAAAATTAAGAGTTTGGAAGACGATATTGCCTTGTCACTTTCGGCATTAGGGATTCGTATTATTGCTCCAATTCCAGGAAAAGGAACTATCGGTATCGAGGTTCCGAACAAGAATCCAACGATGGTTTCGATGAAAAGCGTTATTGGTTCCGCTAAATTCCAAGAAGCGGAAATGGAATTGCCTATTGCTCTTGGAAAAACTATTTCGAACGAAACTTTTGTGGTTGACTTGGCCAAAATGCCCCACTTATTGATGGCAGGTGCTACCGGACAGGGGAAATCGGTAGGATTGAATGCAGTTTTGACTTCGCTTTTATACAAAAAACACCCAGCCGAAGTAAAATTCGTATTGGTTGACCCGAAAAAAGTAGAGCTTACGCTTTTCAATAAAATCGAAAGACATTACCTAGCTAAATTACCCGATACCGAAGATGCCATTATCACTGATAATGCTAAAGTTGTTGCCACATTGAATTCACTTTGTGTGGAAATGGACAACCGTTATTCGCTATTGAAAGATGCGATGGTGAGAAACATCAAGGAGTACAACGAAAAATTCAAGGGAAGAAAATTAAATCCAGAGAATGGACATCGATTTTTGCCTTATATCGTATTGGTAGTCGATGAGTTTGCCGATTTGATTATGACAGCCGGTAAGGAGGTTGAAGTACCTATTGCGCGTTTGGCACAGTTAGCCCGTGCTATCGGTATTCACTTGATTATTGCGACACAAAGACCGTCGGTGAATGTAATTACAGGTTTGATAAAAGCCAACTTTCCTGCGAGAATTGCTTTTAGGGTAACCTCCAAAATAGACTCCAGAACAATCTTGGATACACAGGGTGCGGATCAATTGATAGGACGGGGAGATATGTTATATACGAACGGAAATGATGTGGTTCGTGTACAGTGCGCCTTTATTGATACTCCAGAAGTAGAAAAAATAACCGAATTTATTGGGTCACAAAAAGCGTATGCCACTGCTTATTTACTTCCTGAATTCGTAGGAGAAGATGGAGGAATTAGTTTGGAAATGGACATTTCTGAAAGAGATACTTTGTTTAGAGAAGCAGCTGAAGTAATTGTAAATGCACAACAGGGATCGGCTTCGTTATTGCAACGCAAACTGAAACTGGGTTACAATAGGGCAGGGCGATTGATTGATCAACTGGAAGCTGCCGGAATTGTTGGTCCTTTTGAAGGAAGTAAAGCCAGAAGCGTGAACATACAGGATATGACGGGGTTGGATCAGTTTTTTAATAATGAAAGTTAG
- a CDS encoding outer membrane lipoprotein carrier protein LolA has product MGVKMVMGLLVAFFIGFTTQAQDKKAKDLLDKVTAKVKSYENITIDFKYSLNNAKENINQDSKGTVVMKGNQYVLNFMGITKIFDGKKNYTIVPEDEEITISKVDEKDDSAITPSKMLTFFNTGYKFSMDIAQNVSGKKIQYIKLTPTNAKDQRKEILVGIDSKTNNIYNVIEIAKKGTKTTLTVNSFKTNQTLPKNQFTFVASKYPNYYINKLD; this is encoded by the coding sequence ATGGGAGTGAAAATGGTGATGGGACTTTTGGTTGCCTTTTTTATAGGATTTACGACTCAGGCACAAGATAAAAAAGCAAAAGATTTACTGGATAAAGTAACTGCCAAAGTAAAAAGCTACGAGAATATTACAATCGATTTTAAATATTCTTTGAACAATGCCAAGGAAAATATCAATCAGGACAGTAAAGGAACCGTGGTGATGAAAGGGAATCAGTATGTGTTGAATTTTATGGGAATCACCAAGATTTTTGACGGTAAAAAGAATTATACTATTGTTCCTGAAGATGAAGAAATCACTATTTCGAAAGTGGATGAGAAAGACGATTCGGCTATCACACCATCAAAAATGCTGACTTTCTTTAATACGGGTTATAAATTCTCAATGGATATTGCCCAGAATGTAAGCGGTAAAAAAATACAATACATAAAACTGACTCCTACCAATGCGAAAGATCAAAGAAAAGAGATTTTGGTGGGTATTGATTCTAAAACCAACAATATTTACAATGTAATAGAAATTGCCAAAAAGGGAACGAAAACAACATTGACGGTTAATTCTTTTAAAACAAATCAGACATTGCCGAAAAATCAGTTTACCTTTGTTGCAAGCAAATATCCCAATTATTACATCAATAAATTAGACTAA
- a CDS encoding LptF/LptG family permease, translated as MKILDRYLLKTFLGTFATVFVILFFVFILQTVWLFIAELAGKDLDFVMVIKFLAFSMPRIVPLVLPLSILLASIMSFGNLSEHYEFAAMKSSGISLQRAMRSLTIAIAILSIVAFLFANNVIPYAEFRFVNFRKNIAQAKPALAITEGQFSDVGTYNIKVNKKSGENGNHLTGITIHQKSVNGDGSKTVIRATDGELISSDKTSILQLVLNDGNYYQDIVPKKYEDRDKLPFAKSSFKKYRINIDLSQLNKVDTKDESVSNTSTMLTVGDLKYTLDSLTKNRNTEIVSFSENSGARIGTLTNNNAPQVAKKKALVKNLLSIYDNKQKVEILKAASSNAQSTLYTIDATRSELDNKKKNINSHILALYDKFVIVYACFLMFFIGAPLGAIIRKGGLGLPIVFAVLIFISFHFINTFGKRISQEDGLPPFFGAWMSSMILTPLAVLLTYRATNDIGLINMDVLLAPVQKVFQKLFQKIIPSQNKE; from the coding sequence GTGAAGATTCTAGACAGATACTTATTAAAAACATTTCTGGGTACATTTGCTACGGTATTTGTTATCCTTTTTTTTGTGTTCATACTGCAAACCGTCTGGTTGTTTATTGCCGAATTGGCCGGTAAAGATTTGGATTTCGTAATGGTTATTAAATTTTTGGCGTTCTCCATGCCTCGAATCGTGCCTTTGGTTTTACCGTTATCTATTTTATTGGCTTCGATAATGTCTTTTGGAAACCTATCTGAACATTATGAATTTGCGGCTATGAAATCTTCAGGGATTTCGTTGCAAAGAGCGATGCGAAGCTTGACTATTGCTATAGCGATATTGAGTATAGTCGCTTTTTTATTTGCCAATAATGTTATTCCGTATGCCGAATTTAGATTTGTCAATTTTAGAAAAAATATTGCCCAAGCCAAACCGGCTCTTGCCATTACCGAAGGACAATTTAGCGACGTTGGCACGTATAATATTAAAGTGAATAAAAAGTCGGGAGAAAATGGAAATCACCTTACCGGAATTACCATTCATCAAAAATCCGTAAATGGTGACGGCAGCAAAACGGTGATTCGCGCCACGGACGGAGAATTAATCAGCAGTGATAAAACAAGTATTTTACAGTTGGTTTTGAATGACGGAAATTATTATCAGGATATTGTGCCTAAAAAATACGAGGATCGAGATAAATTGCCTTTTGCCAAAAGTTCCTTTAAGAAATACCGCATCAATATTGATCTGTCCCAATTGAATAAAGTGGATACAAAAGATGAGAGCGTATCCAATACCAGTACTATGTTGACGGTGGGTGATTTGAAGTACACTTTGGATTCCTTGACTAAGAACAGGAACACCGAAATTGTTTCATTTTCTGAAAACAGCGGAGCAAGAATAGGTACCCTAACCAATAATAATGCTCCTCAAGTTGCAAAGAAAAAGGCTCTGGTTAAAAATTTGTTGTCAATCTACGATAACAAACAAAAAGTTGAAATTTTAAAAGCTGCCAGCAGTAATGCGCAAAGCACATTGTATACTATTGACGCTACCAGAAGCGAACTGGACAATAAAAAGAAAAACATAAACAGTCATATTTTGGCACTTTATGATAAATTTGTTATCGTTTATGCTTGTTTCCTGATGTTCTTTATTGGAGCTCCGTTGGGAGCCATTATACGAAAAGGAGGTCTTGGTTTGCCTATCGTATTCGCCGTTTTAATTTTTATATCCTTCCATTTTATCAATACTTTTGGGAAGAGGATTTCTCAGGAAGACGGTTTGCCGCCTTTCTTTGGGGCTTGGATGTCGTCTATGATCCTGACGCCGTTGGCCGTTTTATTGACTTATCGTGCCACCAATGATATTGGTTTAATCAATATGGATGTACTATTGGCACCTGTACAAAAAGTATTTCAAAAGTTGTTTCAAAAAATAATTCCATCTCAAAATAAAGAATAA
- the ribB gene encoding 3,4-dihydroxy-2-butanone-4-phosphate synthase: MSTTKIQLNTIEEAIEDIRQGKVIIVVDDEDRENEGDFLAAAEKVTPEMINFMATHGRGLICAPLTESRCKELGLHVMVTNNTDPMETAFTVSVDLRGNGVTTGISASDRAKTILSLVDSNTKPHDLARPGHIFPLIAKQGGVLRRTGHTEAAIDFARLAGFKSAGVIVEIMNEDGSMARLPQLVKVAKKFDLKLVSIEALVAYRMQHDSLIVKKEDFDIETRFGTFRLRAYQQTTNKQIHIALTKGTWNIGEPILTRINSTSVNNDILGTLTNDAHKKLDDMFQIINAEGKGAVLFINQELQSIDLLNRIVELKELQAKGEFKAPQIKMDNKDFGIGAQILHDIDISKIRLLSNTEQTKRVGMIGYGLEIKEYVKY; the protein is encoded by the coding sequence ATGTCTACCACAAAAATACAACTCAACACAATAGAAGAAGCTATTGAAGATATTCGTCAAGGCAAAGTAATTATTGTGGTTGATGATGAAGACCGTGAAAATGAAGGTGATTTTCTGGCCGCTGCCGAAAAAGTAACGCCCGAAATGATTAACTTTATGGCTACGCATGGCCGCGGTTTGATTTGCGCACCATTAACGGAAAGCCGTTGTAAAGAACTTGGATTGCATGTGATGGTAACTAACAATACCGATCCTATGGAAACTGCTTTTACGGTTTCGGTAGATTTAAGGGGTAATGGAGTAACCACAGGAATATCCGCTTCTGATAGAGCCAAAACAATACTTTCGTTAGTTGATTCAAATACAAAACCACATGATTTGGCGCGTCCTGGACATATATTTCCGTTGATAGCCAAGCAAGGAGGCGTTTTGAGAAGAACGGGACATACCGAAGCTGCCATTGATTTTGCACGTTTGGCAGGGTTTAAATCGGCCGGAGTAATTGTCGAGATCATGAATGAAGACGGTTCTATGGCGCGATTACCACAATTGGTAAAAGTGGCCAAGAAATTTGACTTAAAATTAGTCTCAATTGAAGCATTGGTTGCCTATAGAATGCAACACGACAGTTTGATTGTCAAGAAAGAAGATTTTGATATCGAAACCCGTTTTGGTACTTTTAGACTTAGAGCGTATCAGCAAACAACCAACAAGCAAATACATATTGCCTTGACCAAGGGAACTTGGAATATTGGTGAACCAATTCTAACCCGTATCAACTCCACTTCGGTGAACAATGATATTTTAGGTACATTGACCAATGATGCCCATAAAAAGTTGGATGATATGTTTCAAATAATCAATGCAGAAGGCAAGGGGGCAGTATTGTTTATTAATCAAGAATTGCAATCAATAGATTTATTGAATCGCATTGTTGAATTGAAAGAATTACAGGCGAAAGGTGAATTCAAAGCGCCACAAATCAAGATGGATAATAAAGATTTTGGTATTGGTGCCCAAATATTGCACGATATAGACATTTCCAAAATTCGATTATTGTCTAATACCGAACAAACCAAACGCGTTGGTATGATAGGATATGGCTTGGAAATTAAAGAATATGTGAAGTATTAG
- a CDS encoding site-specific integrase yields MLKVIFYLKSEKADKNGECSIFARITYKTNRVSLSTGKTISKERWIYTNNLRNLLRLEKEKILKNYLELYRLNVEKKFNHLFNIDPEVSLEMLKAELTGKSKILTSKTTINEAMQRHNKFFKRKVDAGERSAASLQKYKRSGELLTAFMKKHYTVEDMPVSEISNSFVYNLEEYLKYESSFKGQVGIKNNSVVKYMKMYKTACNYCIRMDLFARNPFDAYDGKLSVKDAVFLTQHELKLIEEKPIFMERLQKVRDIFLFCCYTGYAPVDALNLTPANLFEDNDGNLWIMTNRTKTAIRENVPVLPPAMAVIKKYKNKQIGLLPQISNQKMNAYLKEIADICEINKHLTWYVSRHTFATTVTLGNGVRLEHVSAMMGHTNIKQTQHYAKVLDVNIMEDMEKLKLKYK; encoded by the coding sequence ATGTTAAAAGTAATTTTTTACCTTAAATCCGAAAAAGCAGATAAAAACGGAGAATGCTCCATATTTGCGCGCATTACCTACAAAACCAACAGAGTTTCTCTCAGCACAGGAAAAACTATTTCCAAAGAAAGATGGATTTACACCAATAACCTCAGGAATCTGCTGCGACTCGAAAAAGAAAAGATCCTTAAAAATTATCTTGAATTATACCGCCTTAATGTCGAGAAAAAATTTAACCACCTTTTCAACATTGATCCCGAGGTATCTTTAGAAATGCTTAAAGCCGAACTTACCGGAAAATCTAAAATCCTAACAAGTAAAACAACAATCAATGAAGCTATGCAACGGCATAACAAATTTTTCAAAAGAAAAGTGGACGCAGGTGAAAGGTCAGCTGCATCACTTCAGAAGTACAAACGAAGTGGTGAGCTTTTGACCGCATTTATGAAAAAACATTATACTGTAGAAGATATGCCGGTCAGCGAAATTTCAAATTCGTTCGTTTATAATCTTGAAGAATACTTAAAGTACGAGAGTTCATTTAAGGGGCAGGTCGGAATAAAAAACAACTCTGTGGTTAAATATATGAAAATGTACAAAACAGCCTGCAACTATTGCATACGGATGGATTTGTTTGCCCGCAATCCCTTTGATGCCTACGACGGAAAATTAAGCGTAAAGGACGCGGTATTTCTAACCCAACATGAACTTAAACTTATTGAAGAAAAGCCAATCTTTATGGAGCGCCTACAGAAAGTCAGGGACATATTTCTTTTTTGCTGCTACACAGGATACGCACCGGTGGATGCTTTGAACCTGACCCCTGCAAATCTCTTCGAAGACAATGACGGTAACCTTTGGATAATGACAAACAGGACAAAAACTGCGATTAGGGAAAATGTACCTGTGCTTCCTCCTGCCATGGCTGTGATCAAAAAATATAAAAATAAACAGATAGGGCTGCTTCCGCAGATTTCAAATCAAAAGATGAATGCTTACTTAAAGGAGATTGCGGATATATGCGAGATCAATAAGCATCTGACTTGGTATGTTTCAAGACATACCTTTGCTACTACTGTCACTCTAGGAAATGGCGTTCGTCTGGAACATGTCTCAGCAATGATGGGTCATACAAATATTAAGCAGACACAGCACTATGCTAAAGTTTTAGATGTTAATATAATGGAAGATATGGAGAAACTGAAACTAAAGTACAAGTGA
- a CDS encoding helix-turn-helix domain-containing protein: protein MTKKERKLSFVMRVKQLIEPVLLRLETIDSKISGQGKGVIPVYYRNEDLKKIFGLSSNTIIKYRQTGILPFTKLGDIFLYDAAKIDKILDENNG, encoded by the coding sequence ATGACAAAAAAAGAAAGAAAACTCTCTTTTGTAATGAGAGTAAAACAATTAATAGAGCCTGTACTGTTGAGGCTGGAAACAATTGATTCAAAAATCAGCGGACAGGGTAAAGGCGTGATACCTGTATATTATAGAAATGAAGATTTAAAAAAGATATTTGGATTGTCTAGCAATACTATTATAAAATACAGGCAGACAGGAATACTCCCATTTACTAAACTGGGGGATATATTTCTGTACGATGCAGCAAAAATAGATAAAATTCTTGACGAAAATAATGGCTAA
- the mobA gene encoding conjugal transfer protein MobA, with translation MENNGKTNPHKGGRNPKDDPAVHRYSISLTAQENARFLTLFETSGMNIKAHFITACVFQKGIKTVKIDKATMDYYMRLTSFYSQFRAIGVNYNQVVKILYQKFSEKKALAYLYKLEKKTAEFAVLSQKIISLTEEFEEKHLKK, from the coding sequence ATGGAAAACAATGGTAAAACCAACCCGCACAAAGGAGGCAGGAATCCCAAAGATGATCCCGCCGTCCACCGCTATTCGATCAGTCTTACCGCTCAGGAAAACGCCCGTTTTCTGACTCTTTTTGAAACATCGGGTATGAATATAAAGGCGCACTTTATTACAGCGTGTGTTTTTCAAAAAGGCATAAAAACAGTCAAGATTGATAAAGCAACAATGGATTATTATATGCGCCTGACCTCTTTTTACAGCCAGTTTAGGGCTATCGGGGTTAATTATAATCAGGTGGTAAAGATTTTATATCAAAAATTTTCCGAAAAGAAAGCTTTGGCATATCTGTACAAACTGGAAAAAAAAACCGCAGAATTTGCCGTTTTATCCCAAAAAATCATATCACTTACTGAGGAATTTGAAGAAAAGCACCTGAAGAAATAG